One stretch of Catenulispora sp. EB89 DNA includes these proteins:
- a CDS encoding cysteine desulfurase family protein, with product MAVYLDHAATTPMLPAAVDAMTARLGRTGNANSLHAAGRAARRVVEESREQIAEALGARPSEVVFTSGGTESDNLAVKGLYWARRDADPRRRRVLAAKIEHHAVLDPLSWLAEHEGAEIDWLPVDSLGRVHPETLRAAIERDPDSVALATVMWANNEVGTVQPVRDLAAVCHEYGIPAHSDAVQAVGALDVDWSASGLSAMTFTAHKIGGPIGVGALLLGRKIQAVPVLHGGGQERDVRSGTLDTPAIAGFAAAVVEAVKDREAKAETLAGLRDDLIARVCAEVPDAVVNGDRGVGTGLPGIANMTFPGCEGDSLLMLLDARGVECSTGSACSAGVAQPSHVLLAMGVDGEPARGSLRFSLGHTSSKADVDALAEAIGPVVSRARAAGLS from the coding sequence ATGGCCGTATATCTGGATCACGCCGCGACGACCCCCATGCTCCCGGCCGCCGTCGACGCGATGACGGCTCGGCTGGGCCGCACCGGGAACGCCAACTCCCTGCACGCCGCCGGCCGCGCCGCCCGGCGCGTGGTGGAGGAGTCCCGGGAACAGATCGCCGAGGCCCTGGGGGCGCGTCCCTCCGAGGTGGTGTTCACCTCGGGCGGGACCGAGAGCGACAACCTGGCGGTCAAGGGCCTGTACTGGGCCCGCCGCGACGCCGACCCCCGCCGCCGGCGCGTGCTGGCCGCCAAGATCGAGCACCACGCCGTCCTGGACCCGCTGAGCTGGCTGGCAGAGCACGAGGGCGCCGAGATCGACTGGCTCCCGGTCGACTCCCTGGGCCGGGTGCACCCCGAGACGCTGCGCGCGGCGATCGAGCGCGACCCGGACTCCGTGGCCCTGGCCACGGTGATGTGGGCGAACAACGAGGTCGGGACGGTCCAACCGGTCCGCGACCTGGCCGCCGTCTGCCACGAGTACGGCATCCCGGCGCACTCGGACGCCGTGCAGGCCGTAGGCGCGCTGGACGTGGACTGGAGCGCCAGCGGCCTGTCCGCGATGACCTTCACCGCGCACAAGATCGGCGGCCCGATCGGCGTCGGCGCCCTGCTCCTGGGCCGCAAGATCCAGGCGGTCCCGGTGCTGCACGGCGGCGGCCAGGAGCGCGACGTGCGCTCCGGCACCCTGGACACCCCGGCCATCGCGGGCTTCGCGGCCGCCGTCGTGGAGGCGGTGAAGGACCGCGAGGCCAAGGCCGAGACGCTGGCGGGCCTGCGCGACGACCTGATCGCGCGGGTCTGCGCCGAGGTACCGGACGCGGTGGTGAACGGCGACCGCGGCGTCGGGACCGGCCTGCCCGGCATCGCGAACATGACCTTCCCGGGCTGCGAGGGCGACTCCCTCCTGATGCTGCTGGACGCCCGCGGCGTGGAGTGCTCGACCGGCTCGGCGTGCTCGGCCGGCGTCGCCCAGCCGAGCCACGTGCTGCTGGCGATGGGGGTCGACGGCGAGCCGGCCCGCGGGTCGCTGCGGTTCTCGCTGGGGCACACGTCGTCGAAGGCTGATGTGGACGCGCTGGCCGAGGCCATCGGACCGGTGGTCTCCCGGGCGCGCGCCGCCGGACTCAGCTAG
- a CDS encoding MBOAT family protein yields the protein MIFPTVQFALFFAVVLPLSWALMPRQRLWRPGILAASYYFYAAADWHYVFLLAGSTVVNQLAATVITRQASEKVRRTALIAAITLDLGTLGVFKYLDFFSDSVSSSLGLSLGLLHLVLPVGVSFYTFQAISYVVDVHRGRTPLAKPLDYAIYASFFPHLVAGPIVRASEFVPQLSGPRDPNRIPAARAFGLIVGGLVKKMVVADMIGTKLVEPVFGTPQAHNGTETLMAVYGYAVQIYCDFSAYTDMAIGLALLLGFRFPDNFDRPYTARSLQDFWRRWHMTLSRWLRDYLYIPLGGNRGGSLKTYRNLMLTMLLGGLWHGAAWTFVIWGGIHGVGLAVERAWPAMPFAIRIPQPVKTTVARIVTFHVVCLAWVFFRAPDLGTAFAVLGRLFAGGPSTGIVTPAIVVLIAAALAVQWIPRGTGARLREAFVTLPVYAQGVSLGVLLLVIAAVSGGQGVAPFIYFRF from the coding sequence TTGATCTTCCCCACCGTGCAGTTCGCGCTCTTCTTCGCCGTCGTCCTGCCGCTGTCCTGGGCCCTGATGCCCCGTCAGCGCCTGTGGCGGCCGGGCATCCTCGCCGCCTCGTACTACTTCTACGCGGCCGCGGACTGGCACTACGTGTTCCTCCTGGCGGGCTCCACCGTCGTCAACCAACTCGCGGCGACCGTCATCACCCGTCAGGCCTCGGAGAAGGTCCGCAGAACGGCGCTGATCGCCGCGATCACCCTGGACCTCGGCACCCTCGGCGTCTTCAAATACCTCGACTTCTTCAGCGACTCCGTCAGCAGTTCCCTGGGACTCTCCTTAGGGCTGCTACACCTGGTCCTGCCTGTAGGAGTGTCCTTCTATACGTTCCAGGCCATCTCCTACGTCGTCGACGTCCACCGCGGCCGCACCCCGCTGGCCAAGCCCCTCGACTACGCCATCTACGCGTCCTTCTTCCCGCACCTCGTCGCGGGCCCGATCGTCCGCGCCTCGGAGTTCGTCCCGCAGCTGTCCGGCCCGCGCGACCCGAACCGCATCCCCGCCGCGCGCGCCTTCGGCCTGATCGTCGGCGGCCTGGTGAAGAAGATGGTCGTGGCCGACATGATCGGCACGAAGCTCGTCGAGCCGGTCTTCGGCACGCCCCAGGCGCACAACGGCACCGAAACGCTTATGGCCGTCTATGGATACGCCGTCCAGATCTACTGCGACTTCTCCGCCTATACGGACATGGCGATCGGCCTGGCGCTGCTCTTGGGGTTCCGCTTCCCCGACAACTTCGATCGCCCCTACACCGCGCGTTCTCTGCAGGACTTCTGGAGACGCTGGCATATGACGCTCTCCAGATGGCTCCGCGACTACCTCTACATCCCCTTGGGAGGGAACCGCGGCGGGAGCCTTAAGACGTACCGCAACCTGATGCTCACCATGCTCCTCGGCGGCCTCTGGCACGGCGCCGCGTGGACGTTCGTCATCTGGGGCGGCATCCACGGCGTGGGCTTGGCGGTGGAACGTGCGTGGCCCGCGATGCCGTTCGCTATAAGGATTCCCCAGCCTGTGAAGACCACAGTGGCGCGCATCGTCACCTTCCACGTGGTCTGCCTGGCGTGGGTCTTCTTCCGCGCCCCGGACCTCGGCACCGCCTTCGCCGTCCTGGGACGCCTCTTCGCCGGCGGCCCGAGCACCGGCATCGTCACGCCGGCCATCGTCGTCCTCATCGCCGCCGCACTCGCTGTGCAGTGGATCCCCAGAGGCACCGGCGCACGCCTGCGCGAAGCGTTCGTCACCCTCCCGGTCTACGCGCAGGGCGTCTCCCTCGGCGTGCTCCTCCTGGTGATCGCCGCGGTAAGCGGAGGACAAGGCGTCGCGCCCTTCATCTACTTCCGGTTCTAG
- a CDS encoding GDSL-type esterase/lipase family protein translates to MSEEPLTTARQAGRVIRIALITALLLNTAGVVRAGLGMQPGPTRDLLLAFAHPLDTVAGALDLNRPRSSLDAMLGHPDSLTGDGHRTHLEQDADRLQPVAEPPPTTPGAPAANTAATSGTASTTDSAPEPRLAPVGAAVRHATADDPLRILVTGDSLSDFDGQQLARLVAADHLPAEVRVQARNGTGLTQPSVFDWSDEAAQDAAAFDPDVVIMVLGANDGWPLHGADVGSNAWNAEYARRVEAVSRDFIAGDPQRRVYWVGPPVPRSAPWIHIFARINDAVRAAVPNVPGLRYVDVAGPTSDHGHYTDYLTDAAGHRVLARQHDGIHFSFPGSVFPARIILAALRGEYTLG, encoded by the coding sequence GTGTCCGAGGAACCCCTCACCACAGCGCGCCAAGCCGGCCGCGTCATCCGCATCGCCCTCATCACCGCGCTGCTCCTGAACACCGCCGGCGTCGTCCGCGCCGGCCTCGGCATGCAGCCCGGCCCGACCCGCGACCTCCTGCTGGCGTTCGCGCACCCCCTGGACACCGTCGCCGGCGCCCTGGACCTGAACCGCCCCCGCAGCTCCCTGGACGCGATGCTCGGCCACCCCGACAGCCTCACCGGTGACGGCCACCGCACCCACCTGGAGCAGGACGCGGACCGCCTCCAGCCGGTCGCCGAGCCGCCGCCGACCACCCCCGGCGCCCCAGCCGCCAACACCGCCGCAACGTCGGGAACCGCGTCCACCACCGACTCCGCCCCCGAGCCCCGCCTGGCCCCGGTCGGCGCCGCCGTCCGCCACGCCACCGCCGACGACCCGCTCCGCATCCTGGTCACCGGCGACTCCCTCTCCGACTTCGACGGCCAGCAGCTGGCCCGCCTGGTAGCCGCCGACCACCTCCCGGCCGAGGTCCGGGTCCAGGCCCGGAACGGCACCGGCCTCACCCAGCCGTCCGTGTTCGACTGGTCGGACGAGGCCGCGCAGGACGCCGCGGCCTTCGACCCGGACGTGGTGATCATGGTCCTCGGCGCGAACGACGGCTGGCCGCTGCACGGCGCCGACGTCGGCTCGAACGCCTGGAACGCCGAGTACGCGCGCCGCGTCGAAGCCGTCTCCCGCGACTTCATCGCCGGCGACCCGCAGCGCCGCGTCTACTGGGTCGGCCCGCCGGTCCCGCGCTCGGCGCCCTGGATCCACATCTTCGCGCGCATCAACGACGCCGTGCGCGCGGCCGTGCCGAACGTCCCCGGGCTCCGCTATGTGGACGTCGCCGGGCCGACCTCCGACCACGGCCACTACACCGACTACCTCACCGATGCCGCCGGTCACCGGGTCCTCGCGCGGCAGCACGACGGGATCCACTTCAGCTTCCCCGGCTCGGTCTTCCCGGCCCGGATCATCCTGGCCGCGCTGCGCGGGGAATACACGCTGGGCTGA